From the genome of Niabella agricola, one region includes:
- the metK gene encoding methionine adenosyltransferase, whose amino-acid sequence MPYLFTSESVSEGHPDKVADQISDALIDNFLAFDPQSKVACETLVTTGQVVLAGEVKSKAYLDVQEIARSVVSRIGYTKSEYMFEARSCGVLSAIHEQSSDINQGVERKKKEDQGAGDQGMMFGYATNETANYMPLALDLAHTLLIELAALRRENKKIQYLRPDSKSQVTLEYDDNNKPIRIEAIVISTQHDDFDKEAKMQEKISKDMKEILIPRVIKKYPQYKHLFNNKIKYHINPTGNFVIGGPHGDTGLTGRKIIVDTYGGKGAHGGGAFSGKDPSKVDRSAAYATRHIAKNLVAAGLCDEVLVQVSYAIGVAQPTSINVNTYGTAKVDLTDGQISQIVAQLFDMRPYFIEQRLKLRNPIYSETAAYGHMGRENAVVEKVFIAPDGKKVTKKVELFTWEKLDYVPKVKKAFGLK is encoded by the coding sequence ATGCCGTATTTATTTACTTCTGAAAGTGTTTCTGAAGGACACCCGGATAAAGTAGCCGACCAGATTTCGGATGCGCTGATTGATAACTTTTTAGCCTTTGACCCGCAGTCGAAAGTGGCCTGTGAAACACTGGTAACTACCGGGCAGGTGGTTTTAGCCGGAGAAGTGAAGTCAAAAGCATACCTGGATGTACAGGAAATTGCCCGCAGCGTGGTAAGCCGGATCGGCTATACAAAAAGTGAATACATGTTTGAAGCCCGCTCCTGCGGCGTGTTATCCGCCATTCATGAGCAATCTTCAGACATCAACCAGGGCGTAGAGCGTAAGAAAAAAGAAGATCAAGGCGCCGGCGACCAGGGAATGATGTTTGGTTATGCAACCAATGAAACAGCCAACTATATGCCCCTGGCATTGGACCTGGCGCATACCTTATTGATCGAGCTGGCAGCACTGCGCCGTGAAAATAAAAAGATCCAGTACCTGCGCCCGGATTCCAAGAGCCAGGTAACCCTGGAATATGATGATAACAATAAGCCCATTCGTATCGAAGCCATTGTGATCTCGACCCAGCATGATGATTTTGACAAAGAAGCCAAAATGCAGGAGAAGATCAGTAAGGACATGAAGGAGATCCTGATTCCCCGTGTGATCAAAAAATATCCGCAATACAAGCACCTGTTCAATAATAAGATCAAGTACCACATCAACCCAACCGGTAATTTCGTGATCGGCGGCCCTCATGGCGATACCGGTCTTACCGGAAGAAAGATCATTGTAGATACCTATGGTGGTAAAGGCGCCCATGGTGGTGGTGCATTCAGCGGCAAGGATCCCAGCAAGGTAGACCGTTCCGCGGCATACGCTACGCGTCATATTGCCAAGAACCTGGTTGCTGCCGGTCTCTGCGATGAAGTACTGGTACAGGTTTCCTATGCCATCGGTGTGGCCCAGCCTACGAGTATTAATGTAAATACCTATGGTACGGCTAAAGTGGATCTGACCGATGGTCAGATCAGTCAGATAGTGGCCCAGCTCTTCGATATGCGCCCTTACTTTATTGAGCAGCGACTGAAACTCCGCAACCCGATTTATAGTGAAACAGCGGCATACGGGCATATGGGACGGGAAAACGCCGTAGTGGAAAAGGTATTTATAGCGCCCGATGGTAAAAAAGTAACCAAGAAAGTAGAGCTGTTTACCTGGGAAAAACTCGATTATGTACCCAAGGTCAAAAAAGCATTCGGACTGAAATAA